In Indicator indicator isolate 239-I01 chromosome 28, UM_Iind_1.1, whole genome shotgun sequence, the genomic stretch AGTCACCAACAGATGATTTAAATGCCCTGCAGTACAAGGTTACACACAACCTGCCATccactgcagctgggaaggggtcTCTCAGCCTCAAGAAGAACCCTTGAGAGGTGTCCCAACTCAAGAGATCACCACCATGCAGCTAGCTGCTCAGCAGGGAGAGCTCAAACAAAGCTCACTCAGGTTGTCATATCTGCGGAATCAAGTGGCTGGATCATAGTCAAATTATGTGTGATGGAAAAGAGACTCCTTGTACCCACAGCCTCCTTTGTTCCTTGACCAAATCAGCCCTAGAACCACCTGCTATTCATGTGGTAATCGCATGATCAGTGCCCTGGTCTCCCAGCTCACACACATCAAAGCTCACCATGTCACCCTGCTCCTGTGTGGGCTTTCAAAGAACAGGTTGGAACTGGAGAAGTTCATGACGTGGTCACAGCTTTGACCTCTACTTTATCAGAGCCTGAACCAAACTACCCCAGGTTTGGCCAAGCAGTCAGGAAGAACATCCACCAGCTGGCACAGGCATGGGTAGGAAGTGCAGCAGCACCCAGATGGAGCACAAATCACCTTCTACTCATTGGTACAAGGAGTGCTGAAGTATAGCCACTCCAAGGTGACACAAGGTCCTACCACCCAACCAGTCTCCACTTTGTGCCTTCTGCAAAGAGTGAGAgacagctgctcctggctgcaccTCACTGGGGTCCCAGATGGTCTCTGAACTTGCACCAGGGCCATTTGCTGGCCATCTGGCCATGCTCCCTGCAGAAATTCTTGAGCACAGCCATCCCAGGAGTCCCACAGCCTGCACACCAGAGCCACAGCGCCCCAGGCCGCCAGCTGCACTGGGGAGGAAAGCACCGAGCTGGGAATGCCCTTTGCATACAGCACAAGCTGGAGCTTGGACCTGCAGGACACTGAGGCCCTGCAGTCCAGAAACCAATCCCAGACAAACGCTTTGGGGAGCTGCACAGTGGGGAGGAAACTTCCAGACACCAGTTTGTGACATATGCTGACACCACATCTTTCCTGCAGAAACAGCCTTTGGCTCTCGTGGGGCTCATCTAAAGttcacaccaccatggcccatTATTTATTCAGTGCTGCGAGTTCAGCCTGCATTATCTGTACCACTTGATAATGAGATAACTTCAGGGTTTGCTTTAGCTTTGGACTGCAGACAGAAGCTTCTCTACTTTGCATCCATAAGCCTACAAATCAAAGTATGTCACAGCAAAAGACTGCAGTACTCACATGCTAAAAAATGAAGCATCCCTCCCTGCGTGTAAACCGGTTTTGTTCTCAGCCACATTCACACCTCAGACCAAAGAGATCCTAACAGAACAGTCACATATTTCCAGTCTTATTCCATTATGATCAACTCCATTGATTtcacagtggggaaaaaaaaaaaaacaaaatcaagtcTCCATCAGTCTCACcaacttgtttttctttaaagaacttGGGGAAAAGAGGAGTATTTcattttaaggaaaaacaaacaaacaaaaccagaacagaaacaaacaggCCAGCTTCTAGACTCCATAAATAGTCACTTGACTACTGCAAAGGAACAGCCTGAGATCTTAGATCAAGCCCAGTAAAACTGAGTTTAATGCTTAACTCccttctcagagctgctggtaAAGTTCTCCAGTGACCCCGCTCTCACTGCTGCTTAGAGAATGTTTTCTGTAACCACAGAGTTTTCTGTAATCTGTCTTTTCAGACTGTCTCTCACCTAGGAAAGGTTGAACACAGAACAGCCTCACCTCACCAGAAAACTGGAACTAATCAGATCAGCAAAAAGTAGACCCAAATGTCAAGATCTAAGTGATATGGACCATGACAATGTGTTCCCCTTAATCAATGCAAAATGATAACATGTTTGCCATGAATGGGGATCTTGAGAACACAGGATACCCAATTCTGCTGCCATCACTCTCCCCATGGATCTGTTTTGTCAGGGCAAGACTCAAGCAGCACTAACTGCctgaaaaaacacaaaagctaTTCATAGTTGTATAATTATTTTGAAGTGATCAGAACAGCAGAATGGCTCAAAAGCACGTCCTGAAGAAACCTAAAAGCAAAAcaggaattaaaaacaaaccaccacaacccTACAGCCTGCTGAATTTGGCCCCATATTCTCAGCAGGGAATGTGCAAAGTGCAAAATACAGAGGAAGGGATACCTTCCTCTATAGGAAGGGGTTGAGCAGGTACAATTCCCTATCTAGGACACCATGGAATAGCTTTAGAAAAAGGGGGAGGATGGATTAAGTGTATGGGGTGCACAATTATCTGGTTTCTGTCCTCCAGATCAATCAttgcctcctcctgcccacaggaatgcaggaacagcagcaaaacttCTATTAACTCACActgtacaaaggaaaaaaaaaaatcaactaaaTGAAATGTGGCACTTGGATAATCAAAATGGCACCTCAACCCTccggaaaaaaaaaacaaccccaaaaccaaattcCAGAGACAAATACATTATCAATAAAAAGCAATACTggtaaataaattaatttatatatatataaaaaaaaagaaagctattGACACATCTGGGGGTAGAAGAAAAGTCACCTTCTCGGCCCACATGCTCTTGTTTTATTTACATATCCACAAACACCATGAAACACCATCCCAGCCCCCCCACTAGCAGCATGGTGACATGAATTCCATAGATGAGCAGTTCATTCATGAGGCTGAAGTCTACCCTCCTTCGCCCCAGCAAGAGGAGGATGATGGAGAGTTTGTACTGGAAACGCAGAAAGATGCGGATGCCGAGGTACTGAAGGCAAAAGAGGATAGAGAGTGCCACCCAGAGGATGGAGGtaaagaggctgcagctgaagtaCAGCAGGAACCGGATGAATCCATACATCCATCGGGATTTGAGATAGATGTCGAAGTTGTTGTACTTGGTACGCACCAAGTGAGTGGTCCTCACCGGGCCGCAGGCCGAGTGCAGGCAGGTGGTGTGGGGGCCGTGGAACGAACGGACCCGGCGCGGAATGGGGATTACAGGCATCGGGCACCCCACCGCTCGCCGAGTCCCAGGGCAGGATCTACAGGGCACATATCAAATACTatccagagaggtggaagagaCCCAACAGCCTGGGAACAGGAACTCTCTGCTGAATTTCCAGGAAGGAAGAGACCTGCAGGGagacagagaaggaaagcaCGTTTCAGTAGctccagcaggaggagaggcagatAATCGCTGGCTTCACAGGGACTTACTACTGCTTTAAAAAGGCAACTTTTTTTGCTTAAAACAACTTTGCTGTCCTTATTGTTTAccaatgtggcagtttaggctgggtgccccctgccactgccacataaatttacacctctggtgtcctgggtgcccacccacaggggtggacacaggaaacggcatatttctacccataaatcctgtgccctataagtccatctgcagagtcattctcttcctctttcttccctctctgctcccatgggagatgctctctcttatcgggtaacagtgggggagtatctctcCAGGCCACTTTAGGCCTGTctaggaggagaatggagggggggaagtctcagacctggccagcctgagacttgcctaggagtgggaggggggaagaaagagccctggggggtttgggtttaccctcaggtggggagaagggaaggattgggaagcttttgggaattctgtgaggggttctgtatgcttttgggataCTCTTGGCACTGTCCTTTGcagtcttttgtagcttcaccaattgcttttccatttaaactttccatcactctccaatccgtttgtgtgagtctcattcttttgtcccttttggggcaagagacgttctggctggcctcaaaccagtacaacCAAGCAGACACACAGAAATACAAATCTGTTTGAACATccctcctgtgaagaaagactgagagaactggggctgtttagtcctgagaagagaaggctgagaggggatcttatgaacgtctataaatatctgaggggtgggtgtcaggatgaaggtgccaggctcttctcagtggtacccagtaacaggacaaggaacaatgggtataaactggaacacatgaaattccacctcaacatgagaaaattctttacagtgagaatgatggagcctggagcaggctgcccagagagttgtgaagtctccttctctggagcccacctggatgcattcctgtatggcctgccctaggtgatcctgctttggcagggggttttgACCAGATGATCtatagaggtcctttccaatccttaccattccatggttccagCATCACCCAGTCAGATCCAGCCAGCTCCCTATCAGCATGGGATGTCAGCACTAGTCATAACCTGTCTAAAGCACCAACAATAAacggtaagggttggaagggacctctgaagatcaagtccaacctgcccTGCCAATGCagg encodes the following:
- the TMEM250 gene encoding transmembrane protein 250 is translated as MPVIPIPRRVRSFHGPHTTCLHSACGPVRTTHLVRTKYNNFDIYLKSRWMYGFIRFLLYFSCSLFTSILWVALSILFCLQYLGIRIFLRFQYKLSIILLLLGRRRVDFSLMNELLIYGIHVTMLLVGGLGWCFMVFVDM